From the Vibrio alginolyticus NBRC 15630 = ATCC 17749 genome, one window contains:
- the vscK gene encoding SctK family type III secretion system sorting platform protein VscK: MVKPETPLAQVQHQFNYAPCQYIHRSWIEQKQPWLLNIEGWRDNPMFNQWCINEWALSPVPETAFNRPCHSLALLPADALNQLVLMVGGALHCVAMRGVVLKHPKQVLNNVFGLEGARFLIQNGPMLLSSWPQGWQRSLPELLDERSVEARMRELGYFWMRFILINSPEDVVLRWQFKLEKQLSENAETANWLEADQRDLAYRLTKKIAKQVIPQWFHLLK, translated from the coding sequence GTGGTTAAACCAGAAACACCACTCGCGCAGGTACAACACCAGTTTAACTATGCGCCTTGCCAGTACATCCATAGAAGTTGGATAGAGCAAAAGCAGCCTTGGTTACTAAATATCGAAGGCTGGAGAGATAACCCCATGTTCAACCAATGGTGTATCAATGAGTGGGCGTTATCTCCAGTTCCTGAGACGGCTTTTAACAGACCTTGTCATAGTTTGGCGTTGCTCCCAGCGGATGCGTTGAACCAACTCGTATTGATGGTGGGCGGAGCTTTACATTGTGTGGCAATGCGAGGCGTTGTTTTAAAACATCCGAAACAGGTTCTGAACAACGTCTTTGGATTGGAAGGCGCTCGGTTCTTAATTCAAAACGGGCCGATGCTGTTATCCAGCTGGCCGCAAGGCTGGCAGCGTTCGTTACCAGAACTACTGGATGAAAGGTCTGTTGAAGCAAGAATGAGGGAGCTGGGATATTTTTGGATGAGGTTTATTTTGATTAACTCACCGGAAGATGTTGTTCTTCGTTGGCAATTCAAATTGGAAAAGCAACTTAGCGAAAACGCGGAAACAGCTAACTGGTTGGAAGCGGATCAACGAGATCTGGCGTATCGACTCACAAAAAAAATCGCAAAACAGGTTATTCCTCAATGGTTTCATTTGTTGAAATAA
- the vscS gene encoding SctS family type III secretion system export apparatus subunit VscS, translating to MHSAEIIHFTTQALTLVLYLSLPPILVAALVGTLVSLIQALTQVQEQTLGFVVKLIAVIITLFVTTQWLGAELHAFASLAMDKIPQIR from the coding sequence ATGCATTCTGCTGAAATCATTCATTTCACGACTCAAGCATTAACCCTAGTGTTGTACTTGTCATTACCGCCGATTTTAGTCGCAGCATTGGTTGGTACATTGGTGTCGCTTATTCAGGCGTTAACTCAGGTCCAAGAACAAACGTTAGGCTTTGTGGTCAAGCTTATCGCGGTCATTATTACGCTGTTCGTCACAACGCAATGGCTAGGGGCAGAGCTCCACGCCTTCGCCTCGCTTGCTATGGATAAAATTCCTCAAATACGATGA
- a CDS encoding HrpE/YscL family type III secretion apparatus protein, translating into MVSFVEIKTDNLQLAPGLKVLKAKDYASYLDSQHLVEAANSKAESIIANAQQAYETEKQRGYQDGLAQAKIENAQTMVETLARCNDYYQQVEEKMTGVVLEAVRKIIDTFDDVDTTVSVVREALQLVSNQKQVILHVHPEQVVEVREKVAGVLSDFPEVGYVDVVADARLKNGGCILETEVGIIDASIDGQLHALKQAMVKQLSERKITIHE; encoded by the coding sequence ATGGTTTCATTTGTTGAAATAAAAACAGACAATTTGCAGCTAGCACCTGGCTTAAAGGTGCTGAAAGCGAAAGATTATGCCAGTTATCTGGATTCGCAACACTTAGTTGAAGCCGCGAACTCCAAAGCTGAAAGCATCATTGCTAATGCCCAACAAGCCTACGAAACCGAAAAACAACGTGGTTATCAAGATGGCCTTGCACAAGCCAAGATTGAAAATGCGCAAACGATGGTTGAAACCTTAGCACGTTGTAATGACTACTATCAGCAAGTCGAAGAAAAAATGACAGGTGTGGTGTTAGAAGCAGTACGTAAGATCATCGATACCTTCGATGATGTCGATACCACGGTGAGTGTAGTTCGAGAAGCGTTGCAACTGGTGAGTAACCAAAAGCAGGTCATTTTACATGTCCACCCAGAGCAGGTTGTTGAGGTGAGAGAAAAGGTGGCTGGTGTATTAAGTGATTTCCCTGAAGTCGGTTACGTTGACGTGGTAGCAGATGCGCGCTTGAAAAATGGAGGCTGCATTTTGGAAACAGAAGTTGGGATCATCGACGCCAGTATTGATGGACAGCTGCATGCATTAAAGCAAGCCATGGTGAAGCAGCTCAGCGAGCGTAAAATTACGATTCATGAATAA
- a CDS encoding CesT family type III secretion system chaperone has translation MNTIQQLLLEFCQLNELPELNFEENERCQLLVDDRYMLYFIATDTDDLMLSVTFGGLEKSGEQRLKGLELLAHANYQGIGSGNLALALAPNGRQLVLAGRKPVEHLNTTNLTAWFHEVIEQAELWQARFAMLDQAIPTTSNHEQAHVQSLRV, from the coding sequence ATGAACACGATTCAACAACTGCTCTTGGAGTTTTGCCAACTCAATGAGTTGCCCGAACTGAATTTTGAAGAAAATGAACGTTGTCAGCTACTGGTCGATGATCGCTACATGTTGTATTTCATCGCGACAGATACGGATGATTTGATGTTGTCTGTAACGTTCGGAGGGTTAGAAAAATCCGGTGAACAACGACTAAAAGGTTTAGAGCTTCTTGCTCATGCGAACTATCAAGGAATTGGTAGTGGCAACCTCGCACTTGCTTTGGCTCCAAACGGTCGACAGCTTGTCTTAGCAGGACGTAAACCCGTTGAGCATCTAAATACGACGAACCTTACCGCTTGGTTTCACGAAGTTATTGAACAGGCCGAGCTGTGGCAAGCGCGTTTCGCAATGTTGGATCAAGCGATTCCAACCACCTCTAATCATGAACAAGCTCATGTTCAATCACTTCGTGTGTAG
- the vscQ gene encoding SctQ family type III secretion system cytoplasmic ring protein VscQ has protein sequence MTPLIIPKVDAESIALSNQLCAKQCHFQGTDGQSVSITVAQIPSFEGFRLTTLIGGQTLQVDFSRAQLQHWLKSTLNATAFESLPNSLQLALLSSQIEPHSEAIKALFGQLPILSQLQPLEASQAQEHTLMLTLNKPNGSLCLWVSEGSDVLLDALPNSAALQARHLALPVWLSLGRTHLTLSEFNSLELGDVIFFDDGYIAKQQTIFQVSNQNLWRCQLDDQTLHIMEKETNMNDVNTSEMLTDHQQLPVELTFDIGHQTITLEQLNQLQPGYVFELNQPVSKPVTLRANGKIIGECELVNVNEHLGVRVLELFGGTQEPA, from the coding sequence ATGACGCCGTTAATAATCCCCAAAGTGGATGCAGAAAGTATCGCGCTCAGCAATCAACTTTGTGCAAAACAGTGCCACTTCCAAGGGACTGATGGTCAGAGCGTATCGATTACTGTTGCTCAAATCCCTTCATTTGAAGGGTTCCGTTTAACCACGTTGATTGGAGGGCAAACCCTACAAGTAGACTTTTCTCGTGCGCAGCTCCAACATTGGCTGAAATCGACCTTAAATGCTACTGCGTTTGAGTCCCTGCCTAACTCCCTCCAGTTAGCACTTTTGAGCTCACAGATAGAACCGCATAGTGAGGCAATCAAAGCGCTATTTGGTCAGTTACCCATTCTTAGTCAACTACAGCCGTTAGAGGCGAGCCAGGCCCAAGAGCATACTTTAATGTTAACCCTCAATAAGCCTAACGGCTCTCTTTGTTTGTGGGTTAGCGAAGGATCAGACGTGTTGTTGGATGCGCTACCAAACAGCGCTGCTCTACAAGCTCGACACCTCGCTTTACCTGTGTGGTTAAGTCTTGGAAGGACCCATTTGACGTTAAGCGAATTTAATTCGCTCGAGCTGGGAGATGTCATCTTTTTTGACGATGGTTACATCGCCAAGCAACAAACCATTTTTCAAGTATCTAACCAGAATCTCTGGCGCTGCCAACTGGATGACCAAACTCTTCACATTATGGAAAAAGAAACCAATATGAATGACGTAAACACTTCAGAAATGTTAACCGACCACCAGCAACTACCTGTGGAACTCACGTTTGATATCGGCCATCAAACCATCACGCTAGAGCAGCTTAACCAGCTCCAGCCAGGGTACGTATTCGAGCTAAACCAGCCAGTATCTAAGCCGGTAACATTGCGTGCCAACGGCAAAATCATTGGTGAGTGTGAACTGGTTAATGTTAACGAACATTTAGGTGTGCGCGTACTGGAGCTGTTCGGTGGCACGCAGGAGCCAGCATGA
- the vscR gene encoding SctR family type III secretion system export apparatus subunit VscR → MIQLPDELNLIVSLALLALIPFIAMMATSFVKLAVVFSLLRNALGVQQIPPNMALYGLAIILSIFIMAPVGFETYDYVKQHDISLEDSASVEGLIESGLQPYREFLKKHIRETEAIFFTDAARTLWPQKYVDRLESDSLLLLLPAFTVSELTRAFEIGFLLYLPFIAIDLIVSNILLAMGMMMVSPMTISLPFKLLLFVLLDGWTKLTHGLVLSYG, encoded by the coding sequence ATGATCCAGTTACCCGACGAGCTCAACCTCATTGTCAGCTTAGCACTGCTGGCACTGATCCCATTTATCGCCATGATGGCGACGTCGTTTGTGAAACTCGCCGTTGTATTCTCACTGCTGCGTAACGCTCTCGGTGTACAGCAAATTCCGCCGAATATGGCGCTTTACGGATTGGCCATCATTCTGTCAATTTTCATCATGGCTCCCGTCGGGTTTGAAACCTACGACTACGTAAAGCAACATGATATCTCCCTTGAAGATTCTGCAAGTGTAGAAGGCCTCATTGAAAGCGGTTTACAGCCTTATCGAGAATTTTTGAAAAAGCATATTCGGGAAACCGAAGCCATATTCTTCACTGATGCTGCACGCACATTGTGGCCACAGAAGTACGTAGACCGTTTAGAGTCGGACAGTTTATTGCTCTTACTGCCCGCATTTACCGTCAGCGAGCTTACTCGCGCTTTTGAAATTGGCTTTCTGTTGTACTTACCGTTCATCGCTATTGACCTAATTGTGTCGAATATCCTACTAGCGATGGGGATGATGATGGTATCGCCAATGACGATTTCCCTCCCCTTCAAATTGCTGCTTTTTGTCTTGCTTGACGGCTGGACAAAGCTTACCCACGGCTTAGTGTTGAGTTACGGTTAA
- a CDS encoding type III secretion system chaperone translates to MANGFITSLLTDFASRCQLEPLVFDEDDCCHLLVEQNTAITIRAQEDRVTLIGLISGDEPSADILHQHMKGALTQGSPAVCWEEETGYIGFIHLPQQLLTASFFDESFANFIEWLKSANTQEVTNKTIEVPETNTTHFSTLRV, encoded by the coding sequence ATGGCTAATGGATTTATAACTTCTTTACTGACAGATTTTGCCAGCCGCTGCCAATTGGAGCCGTTGGTTTTTGATGAAGATGATTGTTGCCATCTACTCGTTGAGCAAAACACAGCAATCACAATTCGTGCACAAGAAGATCGTGTGACGCTTATCGGGCTGATTTCAGGTGATGAACCGAGTGCTGATATTTTGCATCAACATATGAAAGGTGCCTTAACGCAAGGCTCTCCAGCGGTATGCTGGGAGGAAGAGACCGGATATATCGGTTTCATACACCTGCCTCAGCAACTGCTAACTGCATCTTTTTTCGATGAGTCATTTGCGAATTTCATCGAGTGGTTAAAAAGTGCGAATACACAAGAAGTAACCAATAAAACAATCGAAGTACCGGAAACGAATACCACTCATTTTTCCACATTAAGGGTTTAA
- a CDS encoding type III secretion system chaperone: protein MDTGKINMLLSELGEVLNLERVTAYDNQMWSLHFAENNSVDVLLVEEKGELLISKNLLIEQDDITLDKLQVLLEYNFLYRETGGVQFCVNPTRKDVVLQVAIAAGSELTNIANLIIQLNELVDTWGQLFQNNTVVDFSQTDVHAFIQV, encoded by the coding sequence ATGGATACAGGAAAGATTAATATGCTTCTCTCTGAGCTAGGAGAAGTGCTGAACCTTGAGCGCGTGACAGCGTATGACAATCAAATGTGGTCACTGCATTTTGCTGAAAACAACAGTGTCGATGTTCTGCTCGTAGAGGAAAAAGGCGAGTTATTGATTTCCAAAAACCTGCTTATAGAACAAGATGATATTACGCTAGATAAACTTCAAGTTTTACTTGAATACAACTTCTTGTATCGAGAAACAGGTGGTGTGCAGTTTTGTGTGAATCCAACACGCAAAGACGTTGTTCTTCAAGTTGCTATCGCGGCTGGAAGTGAACTCACCAACATTGCTAACTTAATCATTCAGTTGAACGAATTAGTTGATACTTGGGGACAGTTATTTCAAAACAACACGGTTGTAGATTTTAGCCAAACAGACGTACACGCATTTATTCAAGTTTAA
- the vscU gene encoding SctU family type III secretion system export apparatus subunit VscU gives MSAEKTEQPTAKKLRDARQKGQVAKSQEIVSSALILALIIVLFAFADYYMSHISALILLPSKLAYQGFQDALVDVAIAIAKEIAYLLAPIILVAALVAIFSNMGQFGFLFSGESVKPDIKKINPVEGAKRIFSLKSVIEFIKSILKVSLLSCIIWVTLRGNINALMQIPTCGLECVPTITGVMIKQLMIISSVGFIVIAAADFAYQKFDHTKKLKMSKDEVKREYKEMEGSPEIKSKRRQLHQELQASNQRENVKRSNVLVTNPTHIAVGLYYKKGETPLPVITLMETDAVAKRMVAIAKEEGVPVMQKVPLARALYADGNVDQYIPSDLIEATAEVLRWLASLESEAD, from the coding sequence ATGAGTGCAGAAAAAACAGAGCAACCCACCGCAAAAAAGTTACGCGATGCTCGGCAGAAAGGTCAGGTTGCCAAAAGCCAAGAAATCGTATCGTCTGCATTAATTTTGGCGCTCATAATTGTACTGTTTGCGTTCGCCGATTATTACATGTCGCACATCTCAGCGCTTATTCTCCTACCAAGTAAGCTTGCTTATCAGGGTTTCCAAGATGCGCTAGTCGATGTCGCTATCGCCATCGCAAAAGAAATTGCCTATCTACTCGCTCCGATTATTCTGGTTGCTGCACTCGTCGCCATCTTTTCCAATATGGGGCAGTTCGGGTTCCTATTTAGTGGTGAATCCGTTAAACCCGACATCAAAAAGATCAATCCCGTCGAAGGGGCCAAACGCATTTTTTCCCTCAAGAGTGTGATTGAGTTTATCAAGTCGATCCTTAAAGTCTCTCTTCTTTCCTGCATTATCTGGGTGACATTACGCGGTAACATCAACGCTTTAATGCAAATTCCAACTTGTGGGCTAGAATGTGTCCCGACCATTACTGGCGTCATGATTAAACAATTAATGATTATCTCTTCGGTAGGCTTCATCGTCATCGCTGCCGCAGATTTTGCGTACCAGAAGTTTGATCACACGAAAAAGCTCAAAATGAGCAAGGACGAAGTGAAGCGCGAATACAAAGAGATGGAAGGCAGTCCAGAAATAAAAAGCAAACGTCGTCAGTTACACCAAGAGCTACAAGCCTCTAATCAACGTGAAAACGTTAAACGTTCTAATGTATTAGTTACAAACCCAACACATATCGCGGTTGGCCTTTATTACAAGAAAGGCGAAACGCCCCTGCCCGTCATCACTTTGATGGAAACCGATGCGGTAGCCAAACGTATGGTCGCAATCGCTAAAGAGGAAGGCGTGCCTGTGATGCAAAAAGTCCCTCTTGCTCGTGCACTATACGCCGACGGTAACGTCGACCAGTACATCCCAAGCGATCTTATTGAGGCAACTGCGGAAGTGCTTCGTTGGTTGGCTTCGTTAGAGTCCGAGGCGGACTAA
- a CDS encoding VopS family T3SS effector adenosine monophosphate-protein transferase yields MISFGSVSALQVAMPQARNEILNEGKLSIGGKEYQINAATQEFTRANPTNGAVARFFEATGKLFREGSPQSVAKALTKAVFDNEQGQAQRLQAASSVEHGQMFFKDGSIKTASDVLNAFAKLDSKSVQSNSAELNQLAERAMTEAMLETDSGKNLTSLIGESAAKLLAGRVVKDYGGGVSAAQKNPAGSINQMQAVFDMEVMHLKSAQRHIEGLASTDLSQGVYAEGLAEDAFNKSGVTNNVERAAAWIINASNSKGNDAENITSLLKEYASNGKDLLNMENLKELHARLVPNVERDYRGPNISGGTLPSSIGGEGMLKQHIEGFLKENPVEDKDLGKHLFAGVIGYHGFTDGNGRMGRMLYAIAELRNDSFNPLAMDAENSLHGIK; encoded by the coding sequence ATGATCAGTTTTGGAAGTGTTAGCGCGTTGCAGGTCGCCATGCCGCAAGCTCGTAACGAGATACTTAACGAAGGTAAGCTGAGTATTGGTGGCAAAGAATACCAAATCAACGCAGCGACCCAAGAATTTACTCGCGCCAATCCTACGAATGGTGCGGTAGCGCGATTTTTTGAAGCGACAGGAAAACTGTTTCGCGAAGGTAGCCCACAATCGGTAGCGAAAGCCCTTACAAAAGCCGTATTTGATAATGAGCAAGGACAAGCTCAGCGTTTACAAGCTGCTTCTTCTGTTGAGCATGGACAAATGTTCTTCAAAGATGGAAGCATAAAAACCGCATCAGATGTCTTAAATGCCTTTGCGAAGTTAGACAGTAAATCAGTTCAGTCGAACTCTGCTGAGCTAAACCAGTTAGCTGAGCGAGCGATGACAGAGGCAATGTTAGAAACCGATTCTGGTAAAAACCTCACATCACTGATTGGCGAAAGTGCAGCGAAGTTGCTTGCTGGACGTGTAGTAAAAGACTACGGCGGTGGTGTATCTGCAGCGCAGAAAAACCCGGCAGGTAGCATTAATCAAATGCAAGCGGTGTTTGATATGGAGGTGATGCATCTTAAATCGGCGCAACGTCATATCGAAGGTCTAGCAAGCACCGATCTAAGCCAAGGTGTATACGCTGAAGGACTGGCAGAGGACGCGTTTAACAAAAGTGGCGTAACCAATAATGTTGAAAGAGCTGCGGCGTGGATCATTAATGCTTCTAACTCTAAAGGAAACGATGCCGAAAATATTACGTCTTTACTGAAAGAATACGCGTCTAATGGTAAAGATTTATTGAATATGGAAAACCTAAAAGAGCTACACGCTCGATTGGTGCCTAATGTTGAGCGTGATTACCGAGGGCCAAATATTTCGGGTGGCACTTTGCCTTCAAGTATTGGCGGTGAGGGCATGTTAAAGCAGCACATTGAAGGCTTTTTGAAAGAGAACCCTGTAGAAGATAAAGACTTAGGTAAGCATTTGTTCGCCGGAGTTATCGGGTACCATGGCTTTACCGATGGAAATGGTCGCATGGGTCGCATGCTATACGCGATAGCAGAACTTCGTAACGACTCGTTCAATCCTTTAGCTATGGATGCAGAAAATAGCCTTCACGGTATTAAGTGA
- the sctT gene encoding type III secretion system export apparatus subunit SctT, which yields MSYHDLHQALFLYSLTLPRLMTCFIFLPILSKQMLGGTMVRNGVLCSLALFIFPMINQQSLPAETDGIWLIMILGKEVLIGLLIGFVAAIPFWAIEAAGFLVDNQRGAAMASMFNPTLGSQSTPTAVLLTQTLITLFFSGGGFVTFIYALFKSYTSWPIVDFFPTVSDAWVSFFYAQFEQLMWLGVLMSAPLVLAMFLAEFGLALISRFAPQLNVFFLAMPIKSAIASVLLIVYLGIMMDHFEVQFYGITRFAEQLNTIWQ from the coding sequence ATGAGTTATCACGACTTACACCAGGCTTTATTTTTGTACAGCCTGACGTTACCTAGGTTAATGACATGCTTCATCTTTTTGCCTATTTTGAGCAAGCAAATGTTAGGCGGCACCATGGTGAGAAATGGTGTGCTTTGCTCACTCGCACTGTTTATATTTCCGATGATTAATCAGCAAAGCTTGCCCGCAGAAACCGACGGCATTTGGCTGATAATGATTTTGGGTAAGGAGGTATTAATTGGGCTATTGATAGGGTTTGTTGCTGCTATCCCTTTTTGGGCGATAGAAGCGGCCGGTTTTCTGGTCGACAACCAACGTGGGGCTGCCATGGCAAGTATGTTTAACCCAACGCTAGGCTCACAATCCACACCAACAGCGGTATTACTGACCCAAACGTTGATTACCCTGTTCTTCTCTGGCGGGGGCTTTGTCACTTTTATCTATGCGTTATTCAAAAGCTATACATCTTGGCCGATCGTGGACTTTTTCCCAACCGTTAGCGACGCATGGGTGAGCTTCTTCTACGCGCAATTTGAACAGCTTATGTGGCTTGGTGTGTTGATGTCCGCTCCATTAGTGTTGGCAATGTTTCTTGCTGAGTTTGGTCTAGCGCTTATCAGTCGTTTTGCACCGCAATTGAATGTTTTTTTCCTTGCCATGCCAATAAAAAGTGCCATCGCGAGTGTTTTACTGATCGTGTATCTCGGAATAATGATGGATCACTTTGAAGTACAGTTTTACGGCATTACCCGATTCGCAGAACAACTCAATACCATTTGGCAATAA
- the vopR gene encoding type III secretion system effector VopR — protein MVNINTSQMHSLSQLTSHLATQNQADDKEVRAHNGKDIFVKEGAPKNKSISARISHQNKAKDIVVNLLTKQGIPKDVAKLMLKNVLNGENKLTLGSLKNLERLSSGPSSNWPTAQTAASSSKTNKASSSVALINEHKANLQKLGDFACTDLNTFGVKGSQFYETKGKPRLKELHADQARIMQDHRATMSANGVQAAAQRGTAPQLSTLQNIAKAVQTAKAGCCTTFAFAAAAEMIQGMSGTPESEPKVEVVAFKKGHSGTHLYVLVGRQEGSDIKDPSTWSKDVKIVDPWATSAFGAPMFGDAQRPPVSNMFPPTEVIFDSHKLG, from the coding sequence ATGGTCAATATTAATACATCGCAAATGCACTCGTTGAGTCAGTTAACGTCACATTTGGCGACACAAAATCAAGCTGACGACAAAGAGGTTCGAGCACACAACGGTAAAGATATTTTTGTTAAAGAGGGCGCACCAAAAAATAAAAGTATCAGCGCGCGTATTAGCCACCAGAATAAAGCGAAAGATATTGTAGTGAACCTGCTTACTAAGCAGGGTATTCCTAAAGATGTTGCGAAGCTGATGCTGAAAAATGTGTTGAACGGTGAAAACAAGTTAACGCTTGGGAGCCTGAAAAATCTTGAGAGATTGTCGTCTGGTCCTAGCTCAAATTGGCCCACTGCACAAACGGCAGCCTCTTCTTCCAAAACCAATAAAGCCTCATCGAGTGTCGCGCTTATCAACGAACATAAAGCCAACCTTCAAAAGCTTGGTGATTTTGCCTGTACGGACTTAAATACGTTCGGTGTTAAGGGGTCACAGTTTTATGAAACAAAAGGAAAGCCACGACTAAAAGAGCTTCACGCGGATCAAGCGCGAATCATGCAAGATCACAGAGCGACGATGTCCGCAAACGGAGTTCAAGCTGCAGCACAAAGAGGAACCGCACCGCAATTAAGCACTCTACAGAACATTGCTAAGGCAGTACAAACCGCGAAAGCCGGCTGCTGTACTACATTTGCCTTTGCTGCCGCCGCTGAGATGATTCAAGGCATGTCAGGAACACCTGAAAGTGAACCCAAAGTAGAAGTGGTTGCGTTTAAAAAGGGTCATTCAGGTACACACCTTTATGTACTGGTTGGTCGACAAGAGGGGAGCGACATAAAAGATCCATCAACGTGGAGTAAGGATGTGAAAATTGTTGACCCTTGGGCGACATCTGCATTCGGTGCACCAATGTTTGGAGATGCACAACGACCACCTGTTTCGAATATGTTCCCGCCAACAGAAGTCATTTTTGATAGCCATAAACTGGGTTAG
- a CDS encoding helix-turn-helix domain-containing protein — MKSSLSIRSYTKRMSRHTHSDYHQLVLPLQGNIHIDMDSYVGKVAVGDCIVIPKSCAHGFNAEESSRFIVADMTTLPTHLMDNSVAVFSISPPLLSFIQFVEKQLEYQVNDEIENSMVATFYLLLEQQKRSRSVDLRIRDVQVVIAEQLDQPLTIASLANAACLSPTQFKKLFKEQLKVSVHKYITLQRMEKAKALLTHTDLPVQLIAERVGYSDLSAFSRRFSMHFGMSPREFSR, encoded by the coding sequence ATGAAATCTAGCTTAAGCATTCGCTCCTACACGAAACGTATGAGCCGACATACTCATAGTGATTATCATCAACTGGTGCTTCCTCTCCAGGGCAACATACATATTGATATGGATAGCTATGTCGGAAAGGTGGCGGTTGGCGACTGCATAGTCATCCCCAAAAGTTGTGCTCACGGGTTTAATGCCGAAGAGTCATCACGCTTTATTGTTGCGGATATGACCACTTTGCCCACTCATTTGATGGATAATAGTGTGGCTGTGTTTTCGATTAGCCCGCCTCTACTGAGCTTTATCCAGTTTGTCGAAAAGCAACTTGAGTATCAGGTTAATGATGAAATTGAAAACTCAATGGTTGCAACCTTCTATCTGTTGCTGGAGCAGCAAAAGCGGTCTCGCTCCGTGGATTTGCGTATTCGAGATGTACAGGTTGTGATCGCGGAGCAGCTTGATCAGCCACTCACCATTGCCTCATTAGCGAATGCCGCTTGCTTGAGTCCGACGCAGTTTAAAAAGCTTTTTAAAGAGCAGCTAAAAGTGAGCGTCCATAAGTACATTACACTACAACGTATGGAAAAAGCCAAAGCACTACTGACTCATACAGACCTTCCAGTTCAGTTGATAGCTGAACGAGTTGGTTATAGTGACCTTTCCGCGTTTAGTCGACGGTTTTCAATGCATTTTGGTATGTCTCCTAGAGAGTTTTCCCGATAG
- a CDS encoding DMT family transporter, translating to MTVLKKHFTDYQLGTLSILFASTLWGTTGTAASLAPDVSALAIGAFSMGIGGFMQACLSAKSLKRDFRKVVHKKKTLLISIIALATYPLAFYSSMRFAGVAIGTVISISTAPFFSALLECLFSRNQTITKRWMMSFAIGVIGITLLLASESSANSLFDQDMKHWGVLLGLLAGLTYAIYSWGVKAMIDHGIESQTAMGSVFGIGGVLLLPTLFITGDNLFASSTNTAVMLYMALIPMGLGYVAFGFGLRFVTASGASILTLFEPVIAAALAVAIVGEEISFIGWVGITLTLVCLFLQSKS from the coding sequence ATTACAGTGTTAAAAAAACATTTCACCGACTATCAATTAGGAACTTTATCCATACTTTTTGCTTCAACCCTGTGGGGAACGACGGGCACCGCTGCCAGCTTGGCACCGGATGTCAGTGCTCTCGCCATTGGCGCATTTTCTATGGGTATTGGTGGGTTTATGCAAGCATGTCTATCTGCGAAGTCACTGAAGAGAGATTTTCGAAAAGTCGTACATAAGAAGAAAACGTTACTGATTAGTATTATCGCCTTAGCCACCTACCCACTGGCTTTTTATTCATCAATGCGATTCGCTGGTGTGGCTATTGGTACGGTTATTTCTATCTCCACTGCTCCTTTCTTTTCTGCTTTGTTAGAGTGTCTCTTTAGCCGAAATCAGACCATAACCAAGCGCTGGATGATGAGTTTCGCAATCGGGGTCATTGGCATTACCTTGTTGCTGGCTTCTGAGTCATCCGCAAATAGCTTATTTGATCAGGATATGAAGCATTGGGGTGTATTACTTGGCCTATTGGCAGGTTTGACGTACGCCATTTACTCATGGGGAGTAAAGGCTATGATTGACCACGGCATTGAATCGCAAACGGCCATGGGAAGTGTTTTTGGTATTGGTGGAGTTTTGCTTCTACCAACACTTTTCATCACGGGTGATAATCTATTTGCATCGTCAACTAATACGGCGGTCATGCTCTACATGGCCTTGATTCCAATGGGGTTAGGTTACGTCGCTTTTGGGTTTGGGCTACGGTTTGTTACAGCCAGTGGAGCTAGCATACTCACGCTATTTGAACCTGTTATCGCAGCAGCACTAGCAGTTGCGATTGTTGGGGAAGAAATTTCTTTCATTGGTTGGGTTGGTATAACGTTGACACTTGTGTGTTTGTTTCTTCAGTCGAAAAGTTAA